The genomic segment ATTTTTAGGGGTCAATGCAATGTTGCTttttctgttgatggactctctggccactcctaaacaCTGTACAGACTtatctttaacctggacctcaaagtaaaatcgccctgaggagaagctctgcctcgagAGAACACATGCAATTTGATgaaatctcttagggttgtctgggagtcCGTTCACTAGACCTCCATAATgaacttgtttcccatcctcagacaggatgagccaGGGATAAGCTGTATCAGGATcaagagtcacatctacttcatactgctggaccctcttcagttcagcatcacacAGCTTCTTCATCCCCATGTTCagcgtctcctccagctgatccagggatctcctcaaggtccctacgtatgacggaggacggacctccaccgtcgtccagtccctggtgggtggaggatccttcagggctctgaaggcctggaggaagtggaggtggtcttcagtgtgtgagagcagCTTCACCTCTgcgcttctattggtcagatcttctatttcctgctccagccctttgatgaggtcttcagcttgtttctctgtggatttcagtttctctttaacCGTTTGGTTGAAATCTTCCTGCCACTTTTCGATGCAGCGCATCAGAGCGGTGAGGGCCTGCACACCATCGGCCATCTCTGTGTCTGCGTCTTTCTTGCTCAATTTTACTGTGTCtttgatctccttaatcttttgttttctctcctggatcatctgcggaacttcagcctctatcttccccagctgggccgtcttcacttcatattccttcTTCAGAGGTAtaacaggatgggacttgtggtctgtcactgtgcacaacagacacacacatacctgttcagtctggcagaagagctccagaagtcggtcaTGTTCCTTACACATCCTTTCTTCCAGatggtccataggctcgaccagccgatgtttctgcaggcgagcgactctctgatgtggctccaggtgggtttggcagtaagaggtaaaacacactaggcaggacttcacggccttcagctgggtcccagtgcagacgtcacagggaacttctcctggttcaacacaaggctgctctttcACTCGTACAGACGTTTTGAACTGAGCAGCCAGCTCTGATACGAGGATATTGGCCCTCAAATCAGGTCTAGTGTGGAAGACCTCGTTGCAAACTGGACATTTGTACTGGGCTTGATCATCCCAGAACTTTGTGATACAGgctctgcagaagttgtgtccacatggtgtaAAAACTGGgctgctgaacacatccagacagatgggacatgaaaagttctcttcagaccaggaagtaggagaggccattcctagacagacaacaaggtttatgtattgagcatTTCCATTATTGGTCTTATTACGTAAGGGGAAGATAGGTTTTAACTTCTATCAAAGTTGTGCTATTTTACTCACCTTGTTGGAGTTATTGTTTGATTTTACTCctgaaagagagaactgcttGCACGTCGAGTGACTATGGTTTTTCTGAACCTTAGGTTTCATTTTCCTCAACATGACGTCCTCCCTCTCCTACTCttacccctggctcctcccctaactcctggccccgcccccattGACTATGCATTTCCCTGACGTCCCAGTTTCACACGACTTTAGGCACATTCTGTGTAGGCTACTTCAAATGCCTTAATATGTGATCTCCTCTTCTTCCATGAACGTTAGGTCTAATAGGCGACTTGTATGGGACTGGGAGCGATTCTCTGGAGAGAGATCCACTGGTACCCGGTTTGAGCCCGGCCGAGATCATGACCCATGTCTCCGCCCAAACTCTGATCAAATGTTATGATtacatatattttaattatCAGCAATTGCTTGGTTTGCTTGCCTTCTCGCGACGGGCCTGCCTGCCGGGAaaggttattttatttattatgtgtaATGTATAAAGGTTGACAGaataaatctgtgtgtgtgtgtgtgtgtgtgtgtgtgtgtgtgtgtgtgtgtgtgtgtgtgtgtgtgtgttcttacacaCTTGTACAATCTGGGCTACCTAAATTAAATCATCATAAAATAGATTGAATTGGGTATTTATTCATGATTCAGAAATATACCAACTATACAACTTATAGTAATGTAAATATTATTATGTTAAAATCCGTATCCTCCAAAATTGTTCTACATAACTgaaacaatttacaataatatataaaaatatatatatactgagaCCCACATTAAAGAATATAGTGGAATATAATAATTTACAATGGGCTATATTTAAAATAGTCAGGGTTATTTTCATACTTGGTAACTGACAACAGTACAACATTAATGCAGTTCTCTCAGATCTAAAATAGCAGATTATTTAGGAAATATAAgttcttgtttgtttattttaatatcTAACAGTGTcttagtctgtttgattgacaggtgagatgatcagggggagACCACTGCAATTGTCCCTGAGgattggatagagaggctcactgaagctgcagccagtagcagagtagatatgaaccctggcttccacatcatagaaggaaaccagaccctcatcataatcaacataCACCCCCACCTtatggagctcagctctcagagggagacagacaacaGGGTCATCTCTAAATTCAAACACATCCTTCATGATTGATATCCCCCAGCAGCCATTTTTAGGGGTCAATgcaatgttgttttttctgttgatggactctctggccactcctaaacaCCGTACAGACTtatctttaacctggacctcaaagtaaaatcgccctgaggagaagctctgcctcgagAGAACACATGCAATTTCATgaaatctc from the Gadus macrocephalus chromosome 7, ASM3116895v1 genome contains:
- the LOC132460673 gene encoding zinc finger protein RFP-like; translated protein: MASPTSWSEENFSCPICLDVFSSPVFTPCGHNFCRACITKFWDDQAQYKCPVCNEVFHTRPDLRANILVSELAAQFKTSVRVKEQPCVEPGEVPCDVCTGTQLKAVKSCLVCFTSYCQTHLEPHQRVARLQKHRLVEPMDHLEERMCKEHDRLLELFCQTEQVCVCLLCTVTDHKSHPVIPLKKEYEVKTAQLGKIEAEVPQMIQERKQKIKEIKDTVKLSKKDADTEMADGVQALTALMRCIEKWQEDFNQTVKEKLKSTEKQAEDLIKGLEQEIEDLTNRSAEVKLLSHTEDHLHFLQAFRALKDPPPTRDWTTVEVRPPSYVGTLRRSLDQLEETLNMGMKKLCDAELKRVQQYEVDVTLDPDTAYPWLILSEDGKQVHYGGLVNGLPDNPKRFHQIACVLSRQSFSSGRFYFEVQVKDKSVQCLGVARESINRKSNIALTPKNGCWGISIKKDVFKFRDDPVVCLPLRAELQKVGVYVDYDEGLVSFYDVEARVHIYSATGCSFSEPLYPILRHNCSGLPLIISPVNQTD